One Rosa chinensis cultivar Old Blush chromosome 3, RchiOBHm-V2, whole genome shotgun sequence DNA window includes the following coding sequences:
- the LOC112193507 gene encoding putative pentatricopeptide repeat-containing protein At3g08820, protein MTALARRVSHAISKALETKQCLVEGLTSFKHLKHAHARLLRLGLGQDNYLLNLVLRSAFDFGQTDYARTVFHQITEPNIYLWNTIIRGLVSNECWEDAVRFYGSMRNEGFFPDSYTFPFVLKACARRLDLQLGLKIHTLVVKTGFDFDVYVKTSLLFLYAKCGYMEHARKVFDDLPEKNVVSWTAVVSGYIGAGKYREAIDTFLRLLEMGLRPDSLSLVRALSACSQLGDLRSGEWIDNYITEIGMARNVFVATSLVDLYAKCGNMEKARLVFDGIAEKDIVAWSSMIQGYASNGLPKEAVDLFFQMQKENLKPDCYAMVGVLSACSRLGALELGEWASNLVDRNEIFMNPVLGTALIDMYAKCGSMVQAWEVFKGMKKKDHVVWNAAMSGLAMNGHVKAVFGLFGQVEKYGFRANGNTFMGLLCGCSHAGLVDEGRRYFNNMTRVYSLTPTIEHYGCMVDLLGRAGLLDEAYQLIESMPMKANSVVWGALLGGCRLHRDTQLAELALKQLIELEPWNSAHYVLLSNVYSASQKWDEAANIRSRMNEQGLQKIPGCSWIEVNGVVHEFLVGDKSHELSDKIYAKLDELAKDLKAAGYVPTTDFVLFDIEEEEKQHFLGCHSEKLAIAFALIATAPQDTIRVSKNLRVCGDCHQAIKLISKITGREIIVRDNNRFHRFLDGQCSCKDYW, encoded by the coding sequence ATGACCGCCTTGGCCAGGAGAGTGTCCCATGCAATTTCCAAGGCTTTGGAGACCAAGCAGTGCCTCGTTGAAGGCCTCACCTCCTTCAAGCACCTCAAGCATGCCCACGCTCGGCTGCTCCGCCTCGGCCTCGGCCAGGACAACTACCTTCTCAACTTGGTCTTGCGCTCCGCCTTCGATTTTGGGCAGACCGACTACGCTCGTACCGTCTTTCACCAAATCACAGAGCCCAACATTTATCTCTGGAACACCATTATCCGGGGATTGGTTTCGAACGAATGTTGGGAAGATGCAGTCAGATTCTACGGTTCAATGCGGAACGAGGGGTTCTTCCCCGACAGCTACACTTTCCCTTTTGTTTTGAAGGCGTGTGCGAGGCGTTTGGACTTGCAATTGGGGTTGAAGATTCATACGCTTGTGGTGAAGACGGGTTTTGACTTTGATGTTTATGTGAAAACTAGTCTGCTTTTCTTGTATGCGAAGTGTGGGTATATGGAACATGCGCGTAAGGTATTCGATGATTTGCCTGAGAAGAATGTTGTTTCTTGGACTGCCGTAGTTTCCGGGTATATTGGAGCTGGGAAGTATAGGGAAGCTATTGATACATTTctgaggttgttggagatggGTTTGAGGCCTGATAGTCTAAGCCTTGTTCGGGCTTTATCGGCGTGTAGTCAGTTAGGGGATTTACGCAGTGGGGAGTGGATAGATAATTACATTACGGAGATTGGGATGGCGAGGAATGTGTTTGTGGCTACCTCTTTGGTTGATTTGTATGCCAAGTGTGGTAACATGGAGAAAGCGCGTCTTGTGTTTGATGGAATAGCTGAGAAGGATATAGTTGCTTGGAGTAGCATGATTCAGGGATATGCATCGAATGGGCTTCCTAAAGAAGCAGTAGACCTCTTCTTTCAAATGCAGAAAGAGAACTTGAAACCAGATTGTTATGCCATGGTAGGGGTGCTTTCTGCTTGTTCTAGATTAGGAGCTCTAGAGCTAGGGGAGTGGGCTAGCAATTTGGTGGACAGGAATGAAATTTTTATGAACCCTGTTCTTGGTACAGCTCTGATTGACATGTATGCGAAATGTGGGAGCATGGTCCAAGCTTGGGAAGTCTTTAAagggatgaagaagaaagaccaTGTGGTTTGGAATGCAGCGATGTCTGGATTAGCTATGAACGGACATGTCAAAGCTGTGTTCGGACTATTTGGACAAGTGGAGAAATATGGATTTAGAGCTAATGGGAACACTTTCATGGGCTTGCTTTGTGGATGTTCTCATGCTGGTCTGGTTGATGAGGGTCGTAGATATTTCAATAACATGACCAGGGTCTATTCCTTGACACCTACGATTGAGCATTATGGATGTATGGTAGACCTCCTTGGCCGTGCGGGTTTGTTGGATGAAGCTTATCAGTTGATTGAAAGTATGCCAATGAAGGCGAACTCTGTTGTTTGGGGAGCGTTGTTGGGTGGATGTAGGCTGCATCGGGATACTCAATTGGCTGAACTGGCACTGAAACAACTCATTGAGCTCGAACCATGGAACTCAGCACATTATGTTCTCCTCTCAAATGTTTACTCTGCAAGTCAGAAATGGGATGAGGCAGCCAACATTAGATCAAGAATGAATGAGCAAGGGCTGCAGAAAATCCCAGGTTGCAGCTGGATCGAAGTAAACGGGGTTGTTCACGAATTCCTCGTGGGAGACAAGTCCCACGAGCTGTCCGACAAGATATACGCGAAACTCGACGAGCTGGCCAAGGATCTAAAAGCAGCCGGTTATGTTCCAACCACGGATTTCGTGTTGTTCGACatagaagaggaagagaagcAGCATTTCCTCGGTTGTCACAGCGAGAAGCTCGCCATTGCATTTGCTCTCATCGCCACTGCCCCCCAAGACACCATTCGAGTTTCAAAGAACCTCCGCGTATGCGGCGATTGCCACCAGGCCATAAAGCTCATCTCCAAGATCACAGGGAGAGAGATCATTGTTCGCGACAATAACCGATTCCATCGGTTCCTTGATGGTCAATGTTCATGTAAAGATTATTGGTAA